One genomic region from Microcystis panniformis FACHB-1757 encodes:
- a CDS encoding retroviral-like aspartic protease family protein produces the protein MGKVFTPLTIINRADESAAARGFISPSEIRSVTLPKVLVDTGATTLCLPANIIDRLGLDLLKEVDVSTATGLSKARVFQDAKILLCGREGTFECLELPGGRDPLIGVIPLEALGLELDLQNQTLKVLPSESLDTYLTIL, from the coding sequence ATGGGCAAAGTTTTCACACCTTTAACAATAATTAATCGTGCCGATGAATCAGCAGCTGCTAGAGGTTTTATCTCTCCTTCAGAAATTCGCTCTGTTACTTTACCAAAAGTTTTAGTTGATACGGGAGCAACAACACTCTGTTTACCTGCTAATATTATTGACAGACTGGGGCTAGATTTACTTAAAGAAGTCGATGTTAGTACCGCGACTGGATTGAGCAAAGCGAGAGTCTTTCAGGATGCTAAAATATTGCTTTGTGGTCGCGAGGGAACTTTTGAATGTTTAGAATTACCCGGTGGTCGCGATCCTTTAATTGGAGTAATCCCCCTAGAAGCACTGGGTTTAGAATTAGACCTACAAAACCAAACTTTGAAAGTTTTACCCTCCGAATCTCTAGATACTTATCTAACAATTCTCTAA
- a CDS encoding HEAT repeat domain-containing protein, translating to MQALLEKAQIALNKKDWETVNASIQRLLNQKDAIEPIINDEILDLALEALQKCDFQQRWETAKLFPQIGQSAIAPLIALLESEEQDGEMRWFLARILSQFDDRACILALSQLLQRSEEEELSQMAAAALANIGSSAISSLGQLLSDSNTRFLAVQALSQIRRPEIIEPLLTVVKDQSSAIRSMAIEALSSFHHPQITVIILDALQDPAIEVRREAIKASSYLGTNYPQADLVNHLQPLLFDVHLEICQETAIALSRIGTATSAKALNPLLQSSLTPDSLKLTVVRALGWIEDEEALNYLEKALYSENVLICREIIAILGRQTSQKLRQQAGEILSNFYHSRPALFTDTGVKQSLAIALGELERDNKSILLTLAADGEAIVRLHALSALKKLDHGTI from the coding sequence ATGCAAGCTCTGCTAGAAAAAGCTCAGATAGCGTTGAATAAAAAGGACTGGGAGACAGTAAACGCCAGCATACAGCGACTTTTAAACCAAAAAGATGCGATTGAACCGATTATTAACGATGAAATCCTCGATTTAGCCCTAGAAGCTTTACAAAAATGCGATTTTCAACAGCGATGGGAGACAGCGAAACTATTTCCTCAAATCGGTCAATCGGCGATCGCTCCTCTAATTGCCCTGTTAGAATCCGAGGAACAAGATGGGGAAATGCGCTGGTTTCTGGCGAGAATTCTCAGTCAATTTGACGATCGAGCCTGTATTCTCGCTCTCAGTCAATTATTGCAAAGATCGGAGGAGGAGGAACTCAGCCAAATGGCTGCGGCCGCTTTAGCTAATATCGGCAGTTCTGCCATCTCCAGTTTAGGACAATTACTGTCCGACTCTAATACCCGTTTTTTAGCCGTACAAGCTTTATCACAAATTCGCCGACCAGAAATTATCGAACCGCTTTTAACCGTAGTTAAGGATCAATCTAGCGCCATTCGGTCTATGGCGATCGAAGCTTTAAGCAGTTTTCACCATCCCCAGATTACTGTGATTATCCTCGATGCTTTACAGGATCCGGCCATCGAGGTGCGACGGGAAGCAATTAAAGCTAGTAGTTACCTAGGGACGAATTATCCCCAAGCAGATTTAGTTAACCATCTGCAACCGCTGTTATTCGATGTCCACCTTGAGATCTGTCAAGAAACTGCGATCGCTCTCAGTCGTATCGGCACAGCAACCTCAGCTAAAGCTTTAAATCCACTCCTGCAATCTTCCTTAACTCCCGATAGTTTAAAATTAACTGTAGTGCGAGCATTAGGCTGGATCGAGGATGAGGAAGCTTTAAATTATCTAGAAAAGGCTTTATATAGCGAAAATGTCCTAATTTGTCGGGAAATTATCGCTATTCTCGGCCGGCAAACCTCCCAGAAATTACGCCAACAAGCAGGGGAAATTCTCAGTAATTTTTATCACTCCCGTCCGGCGCTCTTCACTGATACGGGAGTTAAACAGTCTCTAGCGATCGCTTTAGGAGAATTAGAGCGGGATAATAAAAGTATTTTGCTGACTTTAGCAGCCGATGGGGAAGCAATCGTCCGTCTTCATGCTCTCAGCGCCCTAAAAAAGCTAGATCATGGGACTATATAG
- a CDS encoding DUF4926 domain-containing protein, translating into MKLLDVVALLEDLPQLGLYRGQVGTIVEVYEPNVFEVEFSNTSGPAYAIEILQENQLMLLHHSPLESQKLTAK; encoded by the coding sequence ATGAAACTCTTAGATGTGGTTGCTTTATTAGAAGACTTACCCCAATTGGGATTATATCGCGGGCAAGTGGGAACAATTGTAGAAGTCTATGAGCCAAATGTTTTTGAAGTTGAATTTAGCAATACTTCTGGCCCTGCTTATGCTATCGAAATCTTACAAGAAAATCAATTAATGTTATTACATCATTCTCCCTTAGAATCCCAAAAATTAACCGCTAAGTAG
- a CDS encoding energy-coupling factor ABC transporter ATP-binding protein, translating to MHHNPIFIENLVYTYPDGTEALKGINLAIEATEKVALVGANGSGKSTLLLHFNGILPPQTGRITVGPYEVKPENLENIRNFVGLVFQNPDDQLFMPTVWEDVTFGPMNQGIRGEDLNHRCHHALHAVGLDSQHYGKRNSQNLSGGEKKRVAIAGVLAMLPEVLVFDEPSAQLDPRSRRQLIQLLATLPQTQVIATHDLDLALELCDRTVVLSRGQVVAEGETARILSNREFLEQHDLETPLCYSRPYCAIADAPSQVSDQ from the coding sequence ATGCACCACAACCCGATTTTTATTGAAAACCTAGTTTATACCTATCCTGACGGTACAGAAGCGTTAAAGGGTATTAACTTAGCCATTGAAGCTACGGAAAAGGTAGCTTTAGTCGGGGCCAATGGATCCGGAAAATCCACCTTATTACTGCATTTTAACGGTATTCTCCCGCCGCAAACCGGTAGAATCACCGTCGGTCCCTACGAAGTTAAACCAGAGAATTTAGAAAATATCCGCAATTTTGTCGGTTTAGTCTTCCAAAACCCCGACGATCAGCTATTTATGCCCACTGTCTGGGAAGATGTGACTTTTGGCCCGATGAATCAGGGTATTCGGGGAGAGGATTTAAACCATCGCTGTCATCATGCTTTACACGCGGTGGGATTGGATTCCCAGCATTACGGTAAGAGAAACAGTCAGAATCTATCGGGGGGTGAAAAAAAACGCGTGGCAATTGCGGGGGTTTTAGCCATGTTGCCCGAGGTCTTAGTTTTTGATGAACCTAGCGCCCAACTTGACCCCCGGTCCCGTCGGCAATTAATACAACTGTTGGCCACTTTACCCCAAACCCAAGTGATCGCCACCCATGATCTCGATCTGGCTTTAGAATTATGCGATCGCACGGTGGTGTTAAGTCGTGGTCAGGTGGTAGCAGAGGGAGAAACCGCTAGGATTTTAAGTAATCGGGAATTTTTGGAACAACACGACTTGGAAACACCCCTTTGTTATAGTCGTCCCTACTGTGCGATCGCTGATGCGCCCTCACAAGTCAGTGATCAGTGA
- the cbiQ gene encoding cobalt ECF transporter T component CbiQ, translated as MLHIATFSCENERQNCGFWQRLAPHTRVLVTLLLVFATALTPNGSWETWGIYGLGLIILILISRVTISVLLQRVAIEFVFIGVVLLGTLFRDGGEILWSWGFLRITSEGLLVLGSVAFKAFLCLCTVNILVLTTAIPDLLQALVTLKTPPLLVAILASMYRYLAVLIAEFNSMRRAAIARNLMSSPRWQRLLVGHMIGSLFIRTYERGDRIYQAMLSRGYTGSLPSLQVPQSKLNDYLAIICIVILILWGQMVHLLS; from the coding sequence ATGCTACACATTGCTACTTTTTCTTGCGAAAATGAGCGCCAAAATTGCGGTTTTTGGCAGAGACTCGCGCCCCATACCCGTGTTTTAGTGACTCTTTTGTTAGTTTTTGCCACAGCCTTAACTCCGAATGGTAGCTGGGAAACTTGGGGGATTTACGGATTAGGATTAATTATTTTAATTCTGATCAGTCGGGTGACTATTAGCGTACTTTTACAAAGAGTAGCGATCGAATTTGTCTTTATCGGTGTGGTTTTATTGGGAACTCTTTTTCGTGATGGCGGCGAAATTCTTTGGTCTTGGGGATTTTTGCGGATAACTAGCGAGGGATTGCTGGTTTTAGGCAGTGTGGCCTTTAAAGCTTTTCTCTGTCTTTGTACGGTCAATATTCTGGTTTTAACCACAGCAATTCCCGACCTGTTACAAGCCTTAGTTACCCTAAAAACCCCCCCTTTATTGGTGGCAATTTTAGCTTCTATGTACCGTTATCTAGCGGTTTTGATCGCTGAATTTAATTCCATGCGAAGGGCAGCAATTGCGCGTAATTTAATGAGTAGTCCCCGATGGCAGCGGTTGCTAGTGGGACACATGATCGGCTCTTTATTTATCCGCACCTACGAACGTGGCGATCGCATTTATCAAGCCATGTTATCGAGGGGTTACACTGGTTCCTTGCCTTCTCTACAGGTTCCCCAAAGCAAGCTGAACGATTATCTCGCTATAATTTGTATAGTAATTTTGATCCTCTGGGGTCAAATGGTACATCTACTCAGTTGA
- a CDS encoding NAD(P)H-quinone oxidoreductase subunit J yields the protein MTEETTAIVQACPTSIWLSENGFEHQALEADHSGVELIKVEPDFLIPLATALYAYGFNYLQCQGAYDLGPGKELVSFYHLVKVTDNVDSPVEVRLKVFLPRDNPRVASVYWIWKAADWQERESYDMFGIIYEGHPHLKRILMPEDWVGWPLRKDYVSPEFYELQDAY from the coding sequence ATGACTGAAGAAACGACAGCTATTGTGCAAGCTTGCCCCACTTCGATTTGGTTAAGCGAAAATGGTTTTGAGCATCAAGCTTTAGAAGCTGACCATAGTGGTGTGGAATTGATTAAAGTAGAACCAGACTTTTTAATTCCTCTGGCCACTGCTTTATACGCTTATGGTTTTAATTATCTCCAATGTCAGGGCGCTTACGATTTGGGACCGGGGAAAGAATTGGTTAGTTTCTATCATCTGGTCAAAGTAACCGATAATGTCGATAGTCCCGTGGAAGTGCGCTTAAAAGTCTTTCTTCCTCGAGATAATCCCCGGGTTGCTTCGGTTTACTGGATTTGGAAAGCGGCTGACTGGCAAGAAAGAGAAAGTTATGATATGTTCGGCATTATTTATGAAGGACATCCCCACCTGAAACGGATTTTAATGCCGGAAGATTGGGTCGGTTGGCCTCTACGCAAAGATTACGTTTCTCCCGAATTCTACGAACTACAGGACGCTTACTAA